A region from the Benincasa hispida cultivar B227 chromosome 8, ASM972705v1, whole genome shotgun sequence genome encodes:
- the LOC120083852 gene encoding protein DELAY OF GERMINATION 1 — translation MATDRCSSTKKEEEEDDGSTSHEERSRCCFQEWMQLQREDLTHLLLSLHTHNHEETNKNLIRNCITHFEDYITSRRHLAQEDVSPFFAPTWCTSLENSLLWIAGCRPSIFIRLVYALCGSEADARLGEWLEGVRNNNSCHVGGIGELSPTQMVRVNGLHMRTIKAEEKLTSEMASSQEDVADQPIAVIVAKEMEGVGEESEETKMALEQYEKVMREVMEKADELRLNTLKELVLEILKPIQALEFLVASKKLHLSLHQWGKRRDEKQGRLRSYLLS, via the coding sequence ATGGCAACAGATAGGTGTAGCAGCAccaagaaagaagaagaagaagacgacggTAGTACTAGTCACGAGGAGCGTTCCCGGTGCTGCTTCCAGGAATGGATGCAACTTCAACGCGAAGACTTAACCCACCTCCTCCTATCCCTTCACACCCATAACCACGAAGAAACAAACAAGAACCTAATCCGAAATTGCATCACACACTTCGAAGATTACATCACAAGCCGTAGGCACTTAGCTCAAGAAGACGTCTCCCCTTTCTTCGCCCCCACTTGGTGCACCTCCTTGGAGAATTCCCTTCTCTGGATCGCCGGCTGTCGCCCCTCCATTTTCATTCGCTTGGTGTACGCGCTCTGTGGGAGTGAAGCGGACGCGCGCTTGGGCGAGTGGCTGGAAGGCGTAAGAAACAACAACAGTTGTCATGTTGGAGGTATAGGGGAGCTGTCTCCTACCCAGATGGTGCGTGTGAATGGGCTACACATGAGGACAATCAAAGCGGAAGAGAAACTGACGAGTGAGATGGCGAGCTCGCAGGAGGACGTGGCGGATCAGCCGATAGCGGTGATTGTTGCGAAGGAGATGGAGGGGGTAGGGGAGGAGAGTGAAGAGACGAAGATGGCGTTGGAGCAATATGAGAAAGTGATGAGAGAGGTTATGGAGAAAGCGGATGAGTTGAGGTTGAATACGTTGAAGGAATTGGTGTTGGAGATTTTGAAGCCAATTCAAGCACTTGAGTTTCTGGTTGCTAGTAAGAAGCTTCATCTTTCTCTACATCAATGGGGTAAACGCAGAGATGAGAAGCAGGGAAGATTGAGATCTTATTTACTAAGTTAA